Proteins encoded in a region of the Vicia villosa cultivar HV-30 ecotype Madison, WI linkage group LG5, Vvil1.0, whole genome shotgun sequence genome:
- the LOC131606121 gene encoding glycerol kinase-like: MSKDDVYIGAIDQGTSSSRFIIYDKSAKPIGIHHVEFTQFYPQAGWVEHDPMEILESVRVCITKAVDKATADGFNVDKGLKAIGITNQRETTLVWSKSTGAPLHNAIVWMDARTTSVCRRLEKELSGGRTHFVESCGLPISTYFSAMKLLWLMENVDAVKEAIKKKDALFGTIDTWLIWNLTGGVKGGLHVTDVSNASRTMLMNLKTLNWDESTLKTLEIPPEVLPKIISNSEVIGNVTTGWPIAGIPIAGCLGDQHAAMLGQACGKGEAKSTYGTGAFILLNTGEEVVQSKHGLLSTIAFKLGPNALPNYALEGSVAIAGAAVQWIRDSLSLISNANEIEDMALGVESNGGVYFVPAFNGLFAPWWRDDARGVLVGITRYTSKGHIARAVLESMCFQVKDVIDSMRKDSEFSDSKTDEFLLRVDGGATVNNLMLQTQADLLATPVIRPADIETTALGAAYAAGLAVEVWKEDYIFDSKDKLKNANIFRPLMNEEMRKKKSDSWLKAVNKSFDLADLSL, from the exons ATGTCTAAAGATGATGTTTACATTGGAGCAATTGATCAAGGAACAAGCAGTAGCAGGTTCATAATTTATGACAAATCAGCTAAACCAATTGGAATTCACCATGTTGAGTTTACTCAGTTTTATCCACAAGCAGG GTGGGTGGAGCATGATCCAATGGAGATATTGGAGAGTGTGAGAGTTTGTATTACTAAGGCAGTAGATAAGGCAACAGCTGATGGATTCAATGTGGATAAAGGTTTGAAAGCTATTGGTATTACTAATCAAAGAGAGACTACTCTTGTTTGGAGCAAATCCACTGGTGCTCCTCTTCACAATGCTATTGTTTGGATGGATGCTCGTACCACCTCCGTTTGCAG GAGACTGGAAAAGGAGTTATCTGGCGGTAGAACACACTTCGTTGAGAGTTGCGGTTTACCTATTAGCACCTATTTCAGTGCTATGAAACTTCTGTGGTTGATGGAAAATGTGGATGCTGTCAAGGAAGctataaagaaaaaggatgcctTGTTCGGAACCATAGACACTTGGTTGATATGGAATTTGACCGGTGGAGTGAAAGGAGGGTTACACGTTACGGATGTTTCAAATGCATCCCGAACAATGCTGATGAACCTAAAAACCCTCAATTGGGACGAATCGACTTTGAAAACACTTGAAATCCCTCCTGAAGTTTTGCCTAAAATTATTAGTAATTCAGAAGTTATAGGCAATGTTACTACTGGATGGCCAATTGCCGGTATTCCTATTGCTGGATGCTTAGGCGATCAACATGCGGCAATGCTCGGACAAGCATGCGGTAAAGGCGAGGCTAAAAGTACTTACGGAACAGGTGCCTTCATTCTATTGAATACCGGCGAAGAAGTAGTTCAATCAAAGCACGGCCTACTATCAACTATTGCTTTTAAGCTTGGTCCTAATGCTCTTCCCAATTATGCACTGGAAGGATCCGTTGCTATTGCTGGAGCTGCGGTACAATGGATTAGAGACAGTCTTAGTCTCATTTCAAATGCTAATGAAATAGAGGATATGGCATTAGGAGTTGAATCCAACGGCGGTGTTTACTTTGTTCCTGCTTTCAATGGATTGTTTGCCCCGTGGTGGCGCGATGATGCTCGCGGTGTTTTAGTTGGAATTACAAGGTATACAAGTAAGGGTCACATTGCTAGAGCCGTGCTTGAGAGCATGTGCTTTCAAGTGAAAGACGTCATTGATTCAATGCGCAAAGATTCTGAATTCAGCGACTCTAAGACAGACGAGTTCTTGCTTAGAGTGGATGGTGGTGCAACGGTTAACAACCTGATGTTGCAGACTCAG GCGGATTTGTTGGCGACTCCTGTAATTAGACCGGCTGACATTGAAACAACAGCTCTCGGAGCAGCATATGCAGCTGGATTAGCTGTAGAAGTTTGGAAAGAAGATTACATTTTTGATTCGAAGGATAAATTGAAGAATGCAAACATTTTCCGACCTctaatgaatgaagaaatgaggaAAAAGAAATCAGATTCTTGGTTAAAAGCTGTCAATAAATCTTTTGACTTAGCTGATCTTTCTCTTTGA
- the LOC131601149 gene encoding glycerol kinase-like, giving the protein MSTDDVFIGSIDQGTSSSRFIIYDKSATPIGSHHVEFTQFYPQAGWVEHDPMEILESVKVCITKAVDKATADGFNVSKGLKAIGITNQRETTLVWSKSTGAPLHNAIVWMDVRTASVCRRLEKELSGGRTHFVETCGLPISTYFSALKLLWLMENVDAVKEAIKKNDALFGTIDTWLIWNLTGGVKGGLHVTDVSNASRTMLMNLKSLNWDESTLKTLEIPPEILPKIISNSEIIGNVATGWPISGIPIAGCLGDQHAAMLGQACRKGEAKSTYGTGAFILLNTGEEVVQSTHGLLSTIAFKLGPNVPTNYALEGSVAIAGAAVQWIRDGLNLISNASEIEAMALGVESNGGVYFVPAFNGLFAPWWRDDARGVLIGITRYTNKGHIARAVLESICFQVKDVIDSMRKDSGFNESNKEEFLLRVDGGATVNNLMMQIQADLSATPVVRPADVETTALGAAYAAGLAVGVWNEDYIFGSKDKMKNANIFRPLMNEEMRKKKADSWLKAVNKSFDLADLAL; this is encoded by the exons ATGTCTACAGATGATGTTTTCATTGGATCAATTGATCAAGGAACAAGCAGTAGCAGATTCATAATCTATGACAAATCAGCTACACCAATTGGATCTCACCATGTTGAATTCACTCAGTTTTATCCACAAGCAGG GTGGGTTGAGCATGATCCAATGGAGATATTGGAGAGTGTGAAGGTTTGTATTACTAAGGCGGTGGATAAGGCAACAGCTGATGGATTCAATGTGAGTAAAGGGTTGAAAGCTATTGGGATTACAAATCAAAGAGAGACTACTCTTGTTTGGAGCAAATCCACTGGTGCCCCTCTTCACAATGCTATTGTTTGGATGGATGTTCGCACTGCCTCCGTTTGCAg GAGACTGGAAAAGGAGTTATCTGGCGGTAGAACACACTTCGTAGAGACTTGTGGTTTACCTATTAGCACCTATTTCAGTGCTTTGAAACTTCTGTGGTTGATGGAAAATGTGGATGCTGTCAAGGAAGCTATAAAGAAAAATGATGCCTTGTTCGGAACCATAGACACTTGGTTGATATGGAATTTAACCGGTGGAGTGAAAGGAGGATTACACGTTACCGATGTTTCAAATGCATCCCGAACAATGCTGATGAACCTAAAATCCCTCAACTGGGATGAATCCACTTTGAAAACACTTGAAATCCCTCCTGAAATTTTGCCTAAAATTATTAGTAATTCAGAAATTATAGGCAATGTTGCTACTGGATGGCCAATTTCCGGTATCCCTATTGCTGGATGTTTAGGCGATCAACATGCAGCCATGCTTGGACAAGCGTGCCGTAAAGGTGAGGCTAAAAGTACTTACGGAACAGGTGCATTCATTCTATTGAATACCGGCGAAGAAGTAGTTCAATCGACGCATGGCCTACTATCAACTATTGCTTTTAAGCTTGGTCCTAATGTTCCAACCAATTATGCGCTGGAAGGATCTGTTGCTATTGCTGGAGCAGCGGTACAATGGATTAGAGACGGTCTTAATCTCATCTCAAATGCCAGTGAAATAGAGGCTATGGCATTAGGAGTTGAATCCAACGGCGGTGTTTACTTTGTTCCTGCTTTCAATGGATTGTTTGCTCCATGGTGGCGTGATGATGCTCGTGGGGTTTTAATTGGAATTACGAGGTATACAAATAAGGGTCACATTGCTCGAGCCGTGCTCGAGAGCATATGTTTTCAAGTGAAAGACGTCATTGATTCTATGCGCAAAGATTCTGGATTCAATGAATCTAACAAAGAGGAGTTCTTGCTTAGAGTAGATGGTGGTGCAACTGTTAACAACCTGATGATGCAGATTCAG GCGGATTTGTCCGCAACTCCTGTAGTTAGACCTGCTGACGTTGAAACAACAGCTCTCGGAGCAGCATATGCAGCTGGATTAGCTGTTGGAGTTTGGAACGAAGATTACATTTTCGGTTCTAAGGATAAAATGAAGAATGCAAACATTTTCCGACCTCTAATGAACGAAGAAATGAGGAAAAAGAAAGCAGATTCTTGGTTAAAAGCTGTTAACAAATCTTTTGACTTGGCTGATCTTGCTCTCTAA